The genomic segment GACGTTTCGCGCAACTCTAAATCAGGACGGGCAAGGGAATCTAACGATCGGTCCCAGAGGTTCCCCAGAAGGCCAGACAATGATTGGAAGGAAGTTTCGTTCAACAAGAGGGAGTCGGTGATTCAGGAGAGAGGCTATGAAGGGAATGGCTTTGGGGGAGGCTTTAATTTTAACTCGAGTCTTGTTTCCAAAAAGAGAGTTCTTGAAAGAAAAAGGCGCTATCAGTTTGACACAGATGGGAAGGGTTCAGCTCACGAGCAGAAGGGCTATGCACGGAAGAGACCTTTTGAATGTAGTGAAATGAGAAAAGCCATGAGCATGAGCAGCCTTAGCGCCCCCTCCTTCACTGAGTCTCAGCCACTTGATTTTGGGGCAATGCCCTATGTTTGTGATGAATGTGGGAGGTCTTTCAGTGTGATTTCCGAATTTGTCGAACATCAGATCATGCATACTAGAGAGAATCTCTATGAGTATGGTGAATCGTTTATTCATAGTGTGGCTGTCAGTGAGGTTCAGAAAAGTCAGGCTGGAGGGAAACGCTTTGAATGTAAGGAGTGTGGGGAAACCTTTAATAAGAGTGCCGCGCTTGCCGAACATCGGAAAATTCATGCTAGAGAGCATCTTGCAGAATGTAATGATGAGGAGTATGAGGAGCCATTCATGCCTAGCCCAACCTTCAGTGAGCTCCAGAAAATATATGGGAAAGATAAATTCTATGAATGTAAGGTGTGTAAGGAAACCTTCCTTCATAGCTCTGCCCTAATTGACCACCAGAAAATCCATGGTAGAGATGACAAAGATAATGAGCGTGGGGAAGGCTTTAAACCCAGCCCACCCCCCAATGATCTTCCGAAAACGTATGGTAAAGAGAAAATGTATGAATGTAAGGTGTGTGGGGAGACCTTCCATCACAGCTCATCCCTGAAAGAACATCAGAAGATCCATACTAGAGGAAACCTCTTTGAAAGTAAGGGTAAAGTGTGTGAGGAAACATTTATTCCTGGTCAGTCCCTTAAAAGGCGTCAGAAGACGTACCCAAAAGAGAAGCTGTATGACTTTACAGATGGTGGGGATGCCTTTAGGCAAAGCTCAGACCTCAGTGAGCATCAGAAAATTCATTCTCGAAAGAACCTCTTTGAAGGCAGGGGGTACGAGAAGTCTGTCATTCATAGCGTGCCCTTCACTGAATCCCAGAAGAGTCATACTATAACAAGACCACCTGAAGATGATGAGGACCAGAAGGCGTTCACCGTCAGCTCTAACCCTGATGACAACCAGAAGGTTCCTCCTCAAGAAAACGTCTATGAGAGGAAACCATATGAGAGGTCTGTTATTCATAGCTTAGCCTTTGCTAAGGCTGAGAAGAGTCACAGTGCAGTGGGGCCCAGCAAACCAAAAGTGATTGCAGAGTCTACCATTCAAAGCTCAGGTGTTACCGAACATCAGAAAGCCCATGCTGGAGAGAATACCTCTGAAGGAAAGAAATACGAGAGGTCTGTTATCCATAGTGTAGCTGCTTTCAAACCTCCCAAAAGTTGCAATGGAAATGAAGTCGTTGAATGTGAAGAGAAGGGAGAATCCTCCACTTCTGTTTCAGACCGTCATGATAAGCAACAGAAAACTCCTGCCAGAGAGAACCCTAATGAAGGGGGTAAGAATAACAACTACAAGGACTCTGTCATACAAAGTGTATCCCATATGGAATCTCAGAAAAGTCCAACTAGTCAGGGATCCAGTGAACTTAAGAAGGATGGCGAATCATCTACTCCCACCTCAAATGTCCGTGAACATCAGAAGGCTcgttcaaagaagaaaaacattgagCGTAGGAACTATGAGACCTCTGTAATTCACTCCCTACGTTTTGGTGACCATCAAACATTTCGCCCTAGAGAGAAATTCTATGAATGTCCAGAGTGTGGAGAATCTTTTGTTCGTAGCTACGACCTCACCGAGCATCTGAAGATTCACGATAGAAAGAAGCCCTCTGGAAGTAAAAACTACGAACGTTCTGTAATTCGAAGCTTAGTCTCTACTGATCCTCAGACGAGTTATGCTGAGCAGCAACCACAGACAAGTTATGCTGGACACTCATCACAGATGAGGTACTCTGACCAAGCAGCGCAAACGAGTTACGCCAAACACCCAGTGCAGACGAGTTACTCTGGAATGCACATGAGTTACGCTGTACAGCCAGGGCACGTGAGTTACACACAGCAAGCAGCACAAACGAGCTACATGGTGCAACCGACACAAATCAGTTATGATGAGGAGCAAGCGCAGACAAGTTACGCTGAACAGCAAGTACGCAACAGATGCAGGGAGTGTGGGGAATGCTTTGCCACCATCGGAGACCTTGGTGCACATCAGAAAATCTATGCCCGAGAAGAATTCCATGGTCGGAAGCTCTTTGGAGACACTGTTATTCAGGGCATAGGCCTTGAAGGGCCTCGGCCGGAAGAGCCTCGGCAGAATGAGCCAGATGAGCAGGACGAGCAGGACGAGCCTGAAGATGCAATCTATGGCTGTAAGGACTGTGGGCTAGGCTTTGCAGATCGCGCAGACCTTAAGGATCATCAGAAAGTTCATGGCAGAGAGTATCTCATCGATAGTCGTGAGTACACCCATTCTGTAATCCACACCCATTCTGTCAGCGAGTATCAGAAAGATTACATTGGAGAGCAGCTCTATGAATGCCCGGCATGTGGGGAATCCTTCGTtcatagctcattcctttttgaGCATCAGAAAATCCACGAGCAAGATCAATTTTATGGCCAAAGAAGGTATGATGAGCCTTTTGTGCAGCCCCTGGTCATCAACCCACGGAGGCCTCGTGCCCCACAGAAGAATCCCACTGCAGGAACATCCCTTCAGTGCCACGTGTGCGGACAAGACTTCATTCATGGCTCTGTCCTCGGTGAGCATATGAGAATTCACACCAGAGAGGATTTACCGGAACAGGGCCAGAGAAGTGAAGATGCAGTGAGTCCAGGCTTAGCCCTTACTGAGTTTCAGAGAAGTCAAACCGAAGAGAAACACTATGAATGTAAAACATGTGGAGAAACCTTCCTCAATCAGTCAGACCTTAGGGAGCACATGAGAATTCACGAGAAAGACGAGCCCTATGATTATGGGGCCTCTTTTGTTCATACTTCATTTCTTACTGAGCCCCCCAAAAGAGATTCACCATTCTATGAATGCAAGGACTGTGGGAAGTCCTTTATTCATAACACCGTTCTCACCAAGCATCAGAAGCTTCAtcttgaagaagaggaagaagaaggagccCAGGAGGTGGAAGCCAATGTCCTTGTTCCACGAGAAGTGCTGCGGATCCAGGGGTCAAACGTAGAGGCTGCCGAGCCCGAGGTGGAGGCTGCTGAGCCTGAGGTGGAGGCTGCCGAGCCCAATGTGGAGGCCGCCGAGCCCAATGGAGAGGCCGAGGGACCAGATGGGGAGGCTGCAGAGCCAGATGGGGAAGCCGAACAGCCCAACGGAGAGGCCGAACAGCCCAATGGAGATGCTGATGAACCAGACGGGGCAGGGATCGAAGACCCAGAGGAAAGAGCTGAAGAGCCAGAGGGAGATGCTGATGAGCCAGATGGGGCAGGGATCGAAGACCCAGAAGAAGAAGGCGAAGATCAAGAGATTCAGGTTGAGGAGCCATACTACGACTGCAGGGAATGCGGAGAAACCTTTGCTTCCAACTCTGCCTATGGCGAGCACCTGAAAACCCATGCCAGGGTGATAATATTTGAGCCTGGAAATGTCTATGGGGAAAGCTCCCGCTACACTGAACATGCCAGCACCAGCACCAGCGACAACGACAGGGCCGATGACAAGTATTTCAAGTGTGATGTCTGTGGGCAGCTTTTCAGTGATCGCCTGTCCCTCGCTAGACACCAGAATACTCATACCGGCTGAGAACATAAGTATAAAGGTTAGGAAACCTTCACTTAGAACTTGACCCTTACTAAACCAGAGACTTCAGACCAATCCATAACAATGTCAGAAGAAACTTACCTTGGCACGTACACACCTGACTTTTAACATCAGACAACTCAgactaaaaagaaaccaaaggtgGAAACTGCTTTGGTCTCAGCTCTCCCCCATCTAGCTCTCCCCCatccagctgtctcccatccagcACCAGTGTGTGCATATGGGAAAGCTCTAGCACATACCTTGCATCTGAGTGACCTTATTGAGGGAAAACCCCAGGGGTTTTTGAGACTACAGAAATCGCCCAGTCAACTGTAAATGACATTTCTGTAACCTATATATAATGCTCCCTGCAGTGTATATAAAATAGCATATCGTAGCAAAACAGTAATCACATATCTTTGGATTTGATATGATATACAGTTACAGTTTACTGTGCAGAGGTACCTTACCTGGTactcggatttttttttttttttttttggaggaggaagagagcaacaaattagaatatatttctaaGCATCTTAGATTCTGAGAAAGACTTCTTGTGCATTATTTGGACCCCATTGGTATCGTTTCGAGTAATTGTGTGTCATTCCTTACTCTTAAGTATTCCTGTACAAGTGTAAGCATGAAAGGtaaaatgtcttttattctttGCTGTTTGAAAAGAGAAGTGTTTTGAACTTCCTTTTCAGCCATTTCGTCGACACCAACACTTTGGAACCTAAGGCTGTGTAAGCCTTTACAGTATGTGGATTGGCCTTTTGTGACCCAAAGTGGTTGGTTGCCACATTGTACCTTGCAGTGGTTCTCATGCTAAAATATtacaagttttgtgtttttttttttaaccaacctGATGTGTGTTTGATAATGAATTTACAAAAACTGAAGCTTTTCCCTATAAATCCTACGTTTTTGCCTTTAAAGAGTGGGTTGCAACCATCACTAGATCACAGTAGTGCCTACTGACGGTTGAGAACCAGAGGGAGAGACTTTTGTGTTGTAAATAAGGATGCAGGCTAACAACTTCCATCACTTCCTTTGTGCGCTTCCTGCCTTAAGTGACAAGTAGCATCGTGGCTTCAGTAGTGTGAACTGCCACAAGTCAGTCTGCACCCTGGGTGCCCAGGAGCTAGTATCCTTAGAGCTTTCTATCGCTTACCTGATTTCTTGTCTTCACCTGtctgaccctcctcccccatgtctaacttaaattttaaaaattaaaaaaaaaagcaaaaaaacccacaaaaaacaacaaaaaaaagctttctttacAGTCAACTTAAGCTTAACATGGACTCAGGTTCCCCAGCAGCCTTAATTTGTTTCCTTACCATCTGTTCCTCCCTCTTGCAGCCCTTCTAAGTATTTCCGAGCTATCTATCCACTAGTGTCACGTTTGTCGGATCACCTCAGTTTTCCATTTAATCACAAATTGACCTCATAGCTTGAGGTTTCCTGTGTCCTGTTCTGTGGACCACCTGTACTccttttgcttcccctccccttgCATAATGACTATTAAATTTTTTGGCTTTGAgttggctggaaaaaaaaattaaaaaaaaaaaaaaccttagaagtGGATCTGTAGATTAAGTGAGCAAAAGACAACAGCAGATAATTTGAGCAAGCAAAATTAACCTATGTGCTGGGGGAACGTGTCTAAATCTTCCTCTCCTAGATCTGCGTGGTTAGGGCTTGGGGAATGTGTGTCAGAGCTGCAGGGAATGCCAAAGTTGAGGAAGGCTGTAGGGTTGAGAGCACGAAGCAGAAATGAGGAAGCCAAAGAAGGAAGTCCTAATACATCGCCAGATCTAGGAGGGTGGGGaagcagacagaaggaaaaatgggaagCAGGGCTGGGAAGCCCAGGTTGGTGGGAATGAATTGAGCAGGATGTCCTGGGCAGTGAAGAAGGGGCCTTTTTGGTATAGGTGAGGGCCAGCTGCATAGAAGGACCTGAGGTTGGAATGGACAGCCAAGAAAACAGGAGAATCGAGGCCCCGCAGCACAGGAGGGGGACCCTTTAGATGGGAACCAGCGTTATGTTATCAGGGTGAACTTGGGTTGATCGCTGTTGGCAGTATTAATTGGTAGAACCTTTTCAGAAAACAACTTGCCAAATGATAGGGTGTCCATTCCAATCTCATGCTAGTGAAAAATTAGGAATGACATAAATGCCAAAACAATAGGACGATTACGTAAAGGTATTCATGGACTGTATGCAGCTGCTTAAAAATGATAATCAAGAGTTATGTAGCAACGTGGAAATATATTTACGGaatattaagtggaaaaagcaGGACACAGAATTATATTTATACTACAATTATAACTGATTAAAAATGTATGCTTATAGTCAAAAgctgttgtgttgttgttgttgtaggcTAATAGTTgagcattattttcttaaattctttgaaTGTTCTTTATAGTAGTGTTACTAAAAAGTTTATAATCACGTTTCCATTGTGAACATAATTTGAACACATCATCAGAcacttggaaaatacagaaaagtggaggaaaaaaaaatccatattccaACCTTCCAAAGACAGATACACACTCTTCAGCATCTTGTTTATTCTTGTTTCTGTGCACAGGTTTATGATTATAACTGTGTCAAAACGTGTATTCAGAATAGCTGTTATGTTACCTTTGTGGAATTATGGTTAAACACTTTCATcttaatgttttcaaatgttcCTTATGATAGTGTTCTTATAACAAAGtttattatgtttgtttccaTTACAAGCATAATACATACCCagaggaaaatttggaaaatatagtaaattagaaaagaggaaaaagtcacCCATATTCCCAACACCCAACAACTACTGTTAACATCTTGATCTATTTCCTCCATCTTGTTTTAGTGCACAAGCTTGTGATTATAACAGtgttaaatatgtatgcataaagtctaaaatgaaaaaaatactgaaaataattgaaatagtGTTGTCATTGTGGGATTATGGTTAAATATTTTGTCTCAAATTCCTTGAATGACCTTTGGTGTTTTGGTATTAAATCTTGTGTATGTATTTCTCCATTACAAATATAATACATACTCATAGCAAACTTTGGAAAATTCagtaaaactagaagaaaagtaATTCACCCATATTCCCAACACCCAGCAACAGTTGCTGTTAACATCTCGGTCTGTGCACCAGTCTATGATAATGAGGGTGTTAATGATAGGTATACATAGAGTCAAAGATGGgaagaaatatggaaaacaattaaATAGTTGTGTGGTCGTTGTGGGATTATGGTGAAATATTTTGTCTTGGTTTCCTCGAATGGTCTCTTATCATAGTGTTTTGGTAATCCACCTTTATTACATATATACCATTATAAACACTGTATGTGTTCATTATAGAAACTTTGAAGTTACAGAAATGTAGAAGAGAAACTCACCCATATTTTCACCATCCAAAGACTGTGGTTAACATcttgatatattttcttcatcttgTTTCTGTGcacaggtttttggtttgttaatATGGTTGTGGTTGTTCTA from the Prionailurus viverrinus isolate Anna chromosome E2, UM_Priviv_1.0, whole genome shotgun sequence genome contains:
- the PEG3 gene encoding paternally-expressed gene 3 protein, with product MLPPKYLSATKPKKSWAPDVHELDSDLTKEPDATIREGATDPEFFHQRFRNFLYVEFVGPRKTLFKLRNLCLDWLQPETRTKEEIIELLVLEQYLTILPEKIKPWVRAKKPENCEKLVTLLENYKEMYEPGDDNNSDLRSEDSMSRKGAESPPPRSASSFCSDRDRDWDQEWDRERDRDWDLDWDRDRERRGRSRDLGSRDRWPYPRNPRGRLPQRDLSLPLMEKTTFATERERKRRDSVMDYESRSQDAVSYQDVVNLTEDRKPQNPIQDNMENYRKLLSLGVQLAEDDGHSHMTQGHSSRSKRSAYPSTSRGLKSMPETKKSTHRRGICEDESSHGVIMEKFIKDVSRNSKSGRARESNDRSQRFPRRPDNDWKEVSFNKRESVIQERGYEGNGFGGGFNFNSSLVSKKRVLERKRRYQFDTDGKGSAHEQKGYARKRPFECSEMRKAMSMSSLSAPSFTESQPLDFGAMPYVCDECGRSFSVISEFVEHQIMHTRENLYEYGESFIHSVAVSEVQKSQAGGKRFECKECGETFNKSAALAEHRKIHAREHLAECNDEEYEEPFMPSPTFSELQKIYGKDKFYECKVCKETFLHSSALIDHQKIHGRDDKDNERGEGFKPSPPPNDLPKTYGKEKMYECKVCGETFHHSSSLKEHQKIHTRGNLFESKGKVCEETFIPGQSLKRRQKTYPKEKLYDFTDGGDAFRQSSDLSEHQKIHSRKNLFEGRGYEKSVIHSVPFTESQKSHTITRPPEDDEDQKAFTVSSNPDDNQKVPPQENVYERKPYERSVIHSLAFAKAEKSHSAVGPSKPKVIAESTIQSSGVTEHQKAHAGENTSEGKKYERSVIHSVAAFKPPKSCNGNEVVECEEKGESSTSVSDRHDKQQKTPARENPNEGGKNNNYKDSVIQSVSHMESQKSPTSQGSSELKKDGESSTPTSNVREHQKARSKKKNIERRNYETSVIHSLRFGDHQTFRPREKFYECPECGESFVRSYDLTEHLKIHDRKKPSGSKNYERSVIRSLVSTDPQTSYAEQQPQTSYAGHSSQMRYSDQAAQTSYAKHPVQTSYSGMHMSYAVQPGHVSYTQQAAQTSYMVQPTQISYDEEQAQTSYAEQQVRNRCRECGECFATIGDLGAHQKIYAREEFHGRKLFGDTVIQGIGLEGPRPEEPRQNEPDEQDEQDEPEDAIYGCKDCGLGFADRADLKDHQKVHGREYLIDSREYTHSVIHTHSVSEYQKDYIGEQLYECPACGESFVHSSFLFEHQKIHEQDQFYGQRRYDEPFVQPLVINPRRPRAPQKNPTAGTSLQCHVCGQDFIHGSVLGEHMRIHTREDLPEQGQRSEDAVSPGLALTEFQRSQTEEKHYECKTCGETFLNQSDLREHMRIHEKDEPYDYGASFVHTSFLTEPPKRDSPFYECKDCGKSFIHNTVLTKHQKLHLEEEEEEGAQEVEANVLVPREVLRIQGSNVEAAEPEVEAAEPEVEAAEPNVEAAEPNGEAEGPDGEAAEPDGEAEQPNGEAEQPNGDADEPDGAGIEDPEERAEEPEGDADEPDGAGIEDPEEEGEDQEIQVEEPYYDCRECGETFASNSAYGEHLKTHARVIIFEPGNVYGESSRYTEHASTSTSDNDRADDKYFKCDVCGQLFSDRLSLARHQNTHTG